In Esox lucius isolate fEsoLuc1 chromosome 3, fEsoLuc1.pri, whole genome shotgun sequence, the sequence TCGTTCTTTTCAGTGAACGATTCAAAAAGATCCGGATCAGTAAAGTGAGTCGAACTCCCCATCATGAACTCAAACCAGGCGATATAGACAAACCTGAGATAAGCAGTGAAATACATTACCCACATTTCATTACGAATCTTCGCGTGACGCAAGCATCGAGGCAAACCTCGCGAGTACAGAACGGCAATACGCACGCGCAacatttgtgttgttgttggtggCGTAAGATGGCGGCGCTCGGGGATGCATCAGCTCCGGGTGTGAATGGGTTAATACAACAGTTCACAGCGATTACAGGTAAGATTggtgttttcttttgttcttGCAATGGTAATGTTTGATTACTGACTTCCAAAAGGAGTAATGTTACCCAAGCATCACAAAAAGCTGCGCAGGAAACTCAGACGGGGCATCAAGTGCTTACTGCCCCCTCTGTCACACAAGGGGAAAATAACTGGAGTGGAGCTTGCTAGCAAGCTAACAACCGTCAAGTGTGTGTAGTCACCAGAATGGAACATCTAacttttaaacataaaatgatcCAAAGGAAAGATTTGTATTGGCAAGATGCCAGCCTTAAAGATTTTGTTCTAGAGTTACCCTTAAGTAATTATGACTATCTGTAGGTAGGACCAATAACTAGCCACATTATGAGCATATTTTTGGGGGAATGGACGTGGGTGCAAATTTTTTTTCTCTAGTCGAGCTAACCTAGGCTAGGCTCCACCTTATGAAGCAATGGTGGCTGAAACATCTCCCGCCTGTCATGTTCAAGCGATCGGAAGTACAACACCATGTCTCTGCTAACGTTACCGTAACAAAGTTTTCACGTCTAAAACAGTGGTTGAATGGTGCTTTGTTAACAACTATTTAGATGGCATTTTGGACAAGTCCAtccattttttttgtgtggtcaCATCATTCATGTTCTCTACAGAGAACACGGAATGAAAGTGAAACAGACATGCGCAGTAAACGTAATAAACCCCTAACCATCATGCGCACATAATTTAAAGCAGTTGCTGATTACCATGCACGGAGATGAAACTTTTACAGTGAAGGTGCTATTATCCTTGTTTCAGTACGTGTTGCTCTAACAACCACGCATGCGCATATGAGTCTAGTCTAGGTTTAGTTTTGGGCGAGTCCCGATTGGGTTCAACAGAATTTATTCATAATTTAGTTCTTGTTATTTATTGCATAAACATGATTTGAAAACACAATttactttattttcctttttgtgtgtgtgtgttctcaatGTATTTTACTAACTTCTATCAGGTGCTACAGAGAGTGTGGGTAAGCATATGCTAGAAGCATGCAACAACAATCTAGAAATGGCAGTAACCATGTTCCTGGATGGAGGGGGCATCGCAGAGGAGCCCAGCACCAGCTCCAGTTCAGCAGGGCCCTCCAGCAGTAGAGCGCCCCCCACAGAGTGAGAAAATTTACCTGGTCCACTACACCAACCAGTATAGCACGCTTCAGAGATTAAACAAACCCATGCTTAGCTAATCTTAGACACATTGTTTTTAATCTGGAGCACATTAAGTAAACAATAGGTCTGCACTTTTTTTGCAGTGAGGAAGTACGGGCACCCATTCCTCAGAAGCAGGACATATTGGTGGAACCAGAGCCTATGTTTGGAGGTACAGTGACATTACTTCAGTGCAACACTAATTTGGCTGACTTCACTAAAACATCCTAATGCATGTCAATGGAGATCCCATCTGCCCCCTTTATCAGCCTCACTCCATtttacagtctctctctccatccatccctctcgcAGCGCCAAAGCGGAGAAGACCTGCCCGATCCATATTTGACGGTTTTAGGGACTTCCAAACAGAAACCAGTGAGTAGCCAAACAAACACCCTGTGTCTGCATGTCGGTCTGCTTCAAACAATTAATTAGTCAACATTTACGGGTGTATTTCTTCCATATAAAGACACACTACATAATTTAATAAGAGGCCAGGTGGCTAGTTAGATTTTAAaactcaacattttcaaatcacAGACTGTTAAAGTGTGCTAGAATACAGGAAAATAGGCCTAGGTCAGAACTTAGAAAACATACCTTTCCTTCTGACATGTAAGGATTCCGATGTAGAGTTTCTAGTTGAGTGTGCAGGATACTAAGAACCGGAATGGCATTGGATGTGCTTTGGAGTAAAGTTACCTGTGgctgcaactaacaactattttgataatAGATTACTATTTATACTTATATCAATCTTATATAGAAAAAAAACGTATCTCAGCTCTTAATGGAAGtgtttaatttaataaaataaataatcaccTGTTTTAAGTTCTTCTTTCACAATGCTCTATTCAAAACTTAATGGCTTTTGTGTTCTCTTAGGTGTGCATGCATCACTTTTGCTCCCTTGCCATGCAAATTTGGCTTTGTGAATGTTTCTAGAAGCAGTCTTTTTAAGACTTTAATGTAAATTGCACAATAGTTATGTCTTTCCACGGATATAGCTAtgttagttttcttttttttgctgctTCCCGCATAGACCTAactaactgataattgaacctTTTCAAATAATCAACCATGTAGATTAGTTGTCGCAGCCCTGCAAATATCTCAACGTCGACTGTTCAGTGTGCTGGGAGTTGCCGCTGTGGAAACAAAATTGGGGAAAAAACATGGttaaaataagaaacaaaagCACCAAGAATatgctatatacagtacaccCAACACTTTGTTCGGAGGGTAGCGTAAATTCTGACAACTACTCCGACCTCCCCTGTAGTCCGCCAAGAGCAGGAGCTGAGAAACGGCAGTGCAGTGGACAAGAAACTCAGCACCCTGGCGGACCTGTTCCGGCCCCCCGTCGAGCTCATGCACAAAGGAAGCTTTGAGACGGTGAGGACCCCCTCCCACCACAGAATAGGAAAAGCACTACTGCAATGATTTATGGAGCTTTTGACATGCAGGTCATAAACTTCAGGCCCttccctcactctgtctgttCTCTAGGCAAAAGACTGTGGTCAGCTAGAGAACAAGTGGTTGATGATCAACATCCAAAACGTGCAGGACTTCGCCTGCCAGTGTCTGAACCGGGACGTGTGGAGCAACGATGCTGTCCGGACCATCATCAGGGAGCACTTTATATTCTGGCAGGTACGTGGTTTTCTGGCGGACTGAGATGGACGTGTACTGCAATATTGTCACAATATTGTCTTCTGGTACAGTgtaactttttctttttttttgagtCACACACACGTGTGCTGTCAGTGACCTAAAACAGTCACGTGCGTGCTGTACGCCCTAGACGTGTGTTCGTGGATGCTGACCTGCTGCATATGTGTGTGGGGCAGGTTTACCATGACAGTGAAGAGGGACAAAGATATATCCAGTTCTACAAGCTCAACAAGTTCCCCTACATCTCCATTTTGGACCCTCGCACAGGTGAGACCAGATACTAACGTGTGTTTGGCAAGTCTTTACGGCAGTGAATTAGTGATTCACTGAGAACTTTTTCACAAGCAGTGTGTGGGGCCTTGTTgcacaaagaaatgttttatgctaGAGTcctttattgttgttgtttttcttttttttttaattctttttAGGCACACTGGTCATACGGCAGAGTTTTAGGTCGCACAGCAAACTTTTTCAGTGCATTTTGGGGTAAAATAGAGGCACTTTACAGCCCTGTGACGATGTTCGCGTTTTACTGTCAGGTCAGAAGATGGTTGAGTGGAACCAGTTGGACGTGGCGTCGTTTCTGGAGCAAGTGACGGGTTTCCTGACAGAACACGGCCAGCTTGACGGCCCGGCATCCAGCCACCCGCCACCCGCGAAACGTGCTCGCTCCGTGAGTCATTAAAGAAACTTGATTCCCACttaatattgttttgttctCTTATTCATTCACTCTCTGTCCTTCTGCCTCTCTGATCActttaaagggctttattggcattggaaatatttgtttgtacATTGCCAAAACAAATTACGGAAGTGGGCTATGAACAGTGTCCTGGTATTGTACAAATAGTTTCAGTTTTATGGCAACAGGTCACAAATCGTGCCTCTCTTTTTCCCTGTATCTCAGGAGAGTCTGATTGATGCCAGTGAGGACAGCCAGTTGGAGGCGGCCATTCGAGCCTCCCTACAAGAGACCCACTATGAGTCCTCTTCTGCCCCCGAGCTCCCCAACTCCCCCCACTCTGTAGACGCAGACTCTGAGGGAGGCTCGGACGCAGAGCCCTTCTCTGATAGCGAGGGCCTCATCTCGGTCGACGGTTCAGACAACGAGACAACAGAACATCGCGAGGGCAGCTCCTGCTCTGCAGGCGGACACACCCCTCCGGGACCAGCCCCTCCTACGTCTGCCGCTGCAGccccacaaccccccccacGTCCGGACAGCCCCCCCGCCCGCCACAGGAAGTCACCACACAAAGAGAACAGCCACAGAAAAGAGGAGAGCAAAAAGAACCACCTGGAGCCCCCGGCAGCCGCCCCTGCGCGATCCCAGTCCGACCCCGAGTCGGAGCACCGTTCTGGGGAGAACCATCGTACCTCAGCGGCCCAAAGCTCCAGATCTGATAGGACGGAAACAGCTGACCTCGATTTGCTTGATGACAATGGTAATTGTTTCCCTTATCTGGCTTTTcaccaaaaaacattaaaatactgtaaattCAGCTGTTAAATGTGAAGGAAAAGTTTAAATAACTTAAGCTGCACAACATTCATTTAGCTAAGAACACCATTCTACATATTTTACGTAgatatttagtttttgttttggtATTAAATACATCTTACGATGCACTTGGACAAATCATCGGGTGTTTTGGGTCTTTCAGCAGTCATACATTCTTGCCCAGGCGACCCAGCCAGGGTTGATCAAGCCCTAGCTTGTGTCCAAGTAGCCTGTGGGAGCCATCTCTGCCTCCTTGTGGTATTTTTTATGCCTTTTCTACTGTGCTGACCTGTGATGCTAAGGAGCTTGAGGGCCCTGAAATAAGACTGGCTGGCACAACCTCCGCAGCCCACCTCCGGGAAGCACTGCGCCAGCCATCCCTGCTTCCAGCACTGATATTTGGCGCTCTTCCACTCATACGCCTCCTCTATTCGGTCTTCCCATCTGGTCTACGCGCCCTGTTGCTGCATCCCAACCATCCTGCTGGAGTAAACTTCCTCCACTCATGCTTCCACTTCCTGTTGGACCCGATTACGTTTATGTTTGCCTCTGGCCTTTTCGGAGCAAGATCTTAGAATGCTGCCGAGCTTGGCACATCCAACCAGAACACTGTGTGGCATTCGTAATTCTGCCTGGTCCCTCCACTTCCTCCCAGCCTTCACTTCAATGCCTGCCTGGAAGACTCTGGTGTCAGTGGAGTCTTTATATTGCAGCACCTCTCTTGTTTGGGTGACCATGAACTCCTCAGTTAGGCTGAATGGGAGCGGTAGTTTGTTTTTCTGGCTGTACAAGGCGATGCTGCTCAACCGTGTTGCAGGCTAACTCTATTCTGTTTAGAATAATTACCATCATCTAAATAGTCATTTTGGTTTTTGACATTCTGACACCTTGTGTAAATGACCTAATTGTTTCCACCCCCACTGGACACAAATGACtgtgtaaatgaaaatgtaacccATGTGCCACGATTCTGTTGTCATCCTTTCCAAACTCGACTGCATTCTTCCTGTATGGTCTCTCCAGGTCCCAAGGCCAGAGTGATGCTGCGCTACCCAGATGGACAAAGAGAGCAGATCGCCCTGTCATCCAAAGCCAAGCTAATGGTAAGAATTCAACGCATGGGCAAAATTAAATGCCCACATTAACAAtccatgtaaatgttttgttcaagGTTATGTTCAATCTAGACTTATTTCAGAACatacaaaacaaagacacaaacagaaataattaatatattgcATCCCTCCTGTTGCATTAGCACACTAAAACCCTAATTTAGAACACATTTTTAAGGAGTGGCAGGTCACCTAGGAGCATTGGCACATGACAAATATTCTTGACGTTAACCCTGAATCCTCTCAGGTCCTTGATGTACATGAGAATGTGTCCTCCATTCAACTTAAACTATGTGGCCCAAAGTATGTGGACATGCCTCCAATTTACTGGATTCAGCTGTTTCAGGATGAAACACAGGAGCAACCTGGGTTTGGCAGATGCCAGCAGAATGATACCTGCCTGAATCCATGGTTTGGGCTCCATAGTCCCTGTGAAATGGTGATGTtcaatgagtaggtgtccaCATTTGGTCTTGTAGTCTGCCTggtttaaagtaaaaaatatcAGCATGTCTGTTACTGATTATAAAGTAGCAGTCAAGGTcaacttttttgttgttctctCTTATTTGGTAAGCGTGGAATCATATGTAATTTCTAATTTCTACAGTGCAAATATACAGGCAGTTTCAGAATTGAAGTTTACAAACACAAAAGGGGATAAGATTAACAATAAATAGACACTGAACATTCTTGCCAGCTGAACATTATCATCAGTCGTAACAGTACTGAGGGAAGCCTTACCCTGACCCGTTTACTTTTTTTCCCCGTGTCCTTCATCCCTTTCAGGCTCTGGTGAGGCATGTCCAGTCAAAGGGTTACCCCAACGAACGCTTCGAACTTGTCACCAACTTCCCCCGGCGAAAGCTTGCGCACTTGGACTATGACATCACTCTGCAAGAGGCAGGGCTGTGTCCACAGGAGACTGTATTTGTGCAGGAGAGGAACTAAGCCccaccttttattttttcagaCCACACCCTTACCACCGGTgtccccccccgcccccaagAAGACGTTTACAGGCCGTGACCCCTGACTTTTTGTTATTGTGGAGATTAGACCATGCCCTTGTTTGGCAACATCAATTAGTGGATGGACTCAATTACCCATCATTCCACTGGGAGGAAGTGAATGGCCTGTGTACTTTTGGTAGTGGGCATTGTTGTTCATCGTCAATAACCGAATGCGTTCTATTCTGATTTTAGCTTTATTTTGCGGTAATAAACCAATCGGAGTAGAATACATTAGTTAGAGTTAGAAATAAGCTGGTGTCCCAATAATGATTAGAGTTGGCTCTGGAAGAATTAAGACCTTTATCACTGAAAAAGGATTTAAAATGTCTGAGATTTGTTTCAAGTTcttaatatttcagttttgagtCATTCACACCCATTGCCAGAACTCTCTACCCTTTGCTCTGTTTGGTCAAATTTAGTGACCATGAGAAAGTGGGTGACTTTGAAGAATGCAATGGAGAGTGGTGGAGGgccattgaaatgttttttgggtggggggggggggggggggtggattcATCCTCAACTGTCAACCTGCACTGTACAGAGGTGGTGTAGCGATTGATAATTTagtatcttttttttctttatgtttttttatatgcTTCCCCATTTCCAAGAaaaaatgctgatgctgaaatATAATCATCAAAACAAAGGGAAACTTGGCCTATTTCTTCTATTCCTTTATTTTTATGATCCAAACATAAAAGCACACACAGGATGTTATTTGCGTCATGTTTTCCTTAAGATAGAGCCACCACCAAAACACCGGAGGTTTTGGCAGTTTCTTTCAACATAACATTCCATATCTACCATGTTCTGTATCTGCAGTGTTTGTTACCAGAACCACAGAATGAGTGTTGGTGATGATGCTTTGAAAATGGTCTGAAAGGAATCCAAATTGACCTCTAAAATGACTTGCACAACAACCCCCGCCCCCCCGATGATCTTTCTAGAAAAGTGTTAGAGGTAGCTGTTACAACATATCTAGTCTAGTCAGATGGGAGGGAAGGTAGCAAGTAGTTGATGATTGGGGCCATTCCCAATATCAACAATCTAATGTTGACCCACAGTTTAGATTTCACAAGATTTACCAAGTTTTCCGTTTAGTTGATACTCCCAACTGTATCAAGCTGGTGGTGAGAATGCACAATTTAACATGGAGTCTTATAGATTTCATTGTGTTAATTACATCTGGTAGTATTGGCAGGGTAATCTCTAGCCATGTTTAAGTGTAAATCGACACGTGAGCACATTCTGATTATGCAGTTATATGATAGTGTTGTTTATTTGcctgatttaaaaataataattcatgTGTTATCTCTACCAAAACTCACAGCTGAAATCCATTCTTAAAAAAGCATTTAGTAATCTGGGCTAGGTGATATGTAGATCACCAGAACGCATGATTTGATTGGATCCATATCTAATTTAAATGTCAGGTCTGCTGGATGAGGTAAGTCATTGTGTCGAGTCAGAATTTAAACGTGTACTTCTGTTATTGATTCTGCTTACCTTTCAACTGTTGTTGACCTCATTACCCCCAGTTCTGGAACACCTGTGAGGGCGAAGGTCAGTTGAAAGCATGGTATCTGCAGTTGATCAAAGCGGTGTAGTGGTTGACTCTGGTTCCTTTCTGTGCAGGATGTGATGGGCATCCTATTCTTCCCCTAGTTTTATATAATTgttctcaaatgtattcaccccCTGGATACTGCAATTTTGCCTGTTCTTTGCAAAAATGTTTGAGCTCCATCAGGTTTTATTGGGGCCTTTCAACAATTTTCAACAATTTCcacattctcaattggattgaggtctgggctttaGTCATAGTCTACCATTGTCGTCTGGCAAACTCTTAATAAACTTTGATGTGGGATGTCTTCAACAATGGCTTTCTTTATGCCACTCCCATGAATGTCAATTTTGTGAAGCTGCCAGGCTATTATTAAAGTAGCTCAGCTGTAGAAGACTGACTCCTAGAGTTGCTATAGGCCTCTTGTTGGCCTCAGGGAGAAGTGCACTCCTCACCTGGATAATCCATTTTGGTGAGCCTGTGCTAGTCTGGTTCACAGTGATATTCTAAGAATTTTTTAATAATGGACTGTACTGTTCTCTGGGGGATTTtcaatgctttggaaatgttcttatatcctaccCCTGGTTCCTGCTGATTCTGGATTTACTTTGAATGGTTCTTCATCTTcatggtgttgtttttgttaagaattgtactaaccaaaaTGGAAAACCAAACACCAGTATATACTCACTTGGGGTACATTTATTGTCGACTGGATTTTCTAATGTAACAGTGTCAGCCGAATAAAGACAATATTAGCCGCACAAGATTAGGGGAGGCTGAAGCACAAGAGGTTGACACTGGGCATTTTGAAATATTgattattatttcagttttgtatcTTAAAGACCTATGACAATTTTCTGCTTATCCAACCTGCATGGGGAAGTGTGGAGATTCAGTTCTGCAGTAGCTTATCAGTCACCTGAAAACTATGACTACTGGTTCATTCCCCAAGATGCAACGACCCCCAGTTGATTCTCAGAAACAAATCGATGGAAGTTAATGTGTGACTACTAAACTGGGTGGAATTTGAGTCTGTGGCTTTCATACACCCCTCCATGGGTCCAGATAAACCAGACCAGTTCTCTCAACGATATTGTCTACATCAAAAGTCAGCTTCCCTGTAACACAACCGTTGTGTTGTAACTtgtttctaaatacattttgaatgtaataACAACACTTAACTTACTGCAGTAGAATAATGAAATGAAAGGGGATTTTCTGTACCATGTGGATATTCACAAAATGTCAGCAGGTCATTGCTCAATATCTTTTCAACATGTAGCCCAAAGAATAAATATCTATAATACAGCTGCTGGAGAGAACGTGGGGCTGCTGGTTTCCCTTAGCTTTTTTGTCATGTGATTACACTAAGCTGTTTAAGGgacaaagaacaaaaaaagaaggTACATCAAAGCTACTTTCATTAAATAAACAGTGATAATTAAGAGGGattatttcaaaaatgtatagtAAAAAGCC encodes:
- the ubxn7 gene encoding UBX domain-containing protein 7 isoform X2 — its product is MAALGDASAPGVNGLIQQFTAITGATESVGKHMLEACNNNLEMAVTMFLDGGGIAEEPSTSSSSAGPSSSRAPPTDEEVRAPIPQKQDILVEPEPMFGAPKRRRPARSIFDGFRDFQTETIRQEQELRNGSAVDKKLSTLADLFRPPVELMHKGSFETAKDCGQLENKWLMINIQNVQDFACQCLNRDVWSNDAVRTIIREHFIFWQVYHDSEEGQRYIQFYKLNKFPYISILDPRTGQKMVEWNQLDVASFLEQVTGFLTEHGQLDGPASSHPPPAKRARSESLIDASEDSQLEAAIRASLQETHYESSSAPELPNSPHSVDADSEGGSDAEPFSDSEGLISVDGSDNETTEHREGSSCSAGGHTPPGPAPPTSAAAAPQPPPRPDSPPARHRKSPHKENSHRKEESKKNHLEPPAAAPARSQSDPESEHRSGENHRTSAAQSSRSDRTETADLDLLDDNGPKARVMLRYPDGQREQIALSSKAKLMALVRHVQSKGYPNERFELVTNFPRRKLAHLDYDITLQEAGLCPQETVFVQERN
- the ubxn7 gene encoding UBX domain-containing protein 7 isoform X1 — protein: MEGASQRSPAPAPVQQGPPAVERPPQMRKYGHPFLRSRTYWWNQSLCLESLSPSIPLAAPKRRRPARSIFDGFRDFQTETIRQEQELRNGSAVDKKLSTLADLFRPPVELMHKGSFETAKDCGQLENKWLMINIQNVQDFACQCLNRDVWSNDAVRTIIREHFIFWQVYHDSEEGQRYIQFYKLNKFPYISILDPRTGQKMVEWNQLDVASFLEQVTGFLTEHGQLDGPASSHPPPAKRARSESLIDASEDSQLEAAIRASLQETHYESSSAPELPNSPHSVDADSEGGSDAEPFSDSEGLISVDGSDNETTEHREGSSCSAGGHTPPGPAPPTSAAAAPQPPPRPDSPPARHRKSPHKENSHRKEESKKNHLEPPAAAPARSQSDPESEHRSGENHRTSAAQSSRSDRTETADLDLLDDNGPKARVMLRYPDGQREQIALSSKAKLMALVRHVQSKGYPNERFELVTNFPRRKLAHLDYDITLQEAGLCPQETVFVQERN